Below is a genomic region from Corallococcus macrosporus.
ACCTCCACGGTGCCGGTGGCGGCGCGGCTCCGCAGAGGGGGATGCACGGACTCCGGGGACACACGCGCGCTCTGCGCCAGGGGGATGCGGACCATGCGCGGCTTTCTACCACGCGGAGTCCGGGCTCCCGGTAGCGGGGCCCCGTCATAGGCACGGGCGCGGGCCCCGGTTAGGCTCGCCCGCCTGCCCATGGACCGAGTCCTCCGCATCAAGCCCCACCTGCGCGCCGAGGTGCTCGACGCACGGCGCGTGTTCCTCGTCGGGGAGCGCGCCCAGTTCCTGCTGGAGGGCGAGCTGCACGCGAGCATCGTCCCCCTGCTGGATGGCCAGCGCACCGTGGCGAACGTCATCGCCGCGCTGGCGGGACGGGCCTCCGCGCCGGAGGTGCTCTACGCGCTGTCGCTCCTGGAGGAGCGCGGGCACGTGGAGGAGGCGCATGACGTCTTCGATGCCAGCGTCGCCGGCTTCTGGGAGTCCCTGGGCGTGGGCGCGGCGGTCGCGGCCGGGCGGCTCTTGGACATGTCCGTCGCGGTGCGGGCCGTCGAGGGCGAGGACGGAGAGCGGCTGGCGGAGGCGCTGCGCGACACCGGCCTGGACGTGCGCGAGGACTCGGACCGGCACGTGCTGCTGGTGGATGACTACCTGTCCTCGGAAGCGCTCGCCCTGGCCTGTGAAGCCCGGAGCGCGGGCGCCGCGTTCCTCCCGCTGAAGGTGTCCGGCACCGCGTGCCATGCGGGCCCGGTGGTGGGCACCGGCGAGCGTGCGTGCTGGACGTGCCTCACGGCGCGGCTGTTGGACAACCGCCCCATCGAGAAGTACCTCGCGCGCAAGAGCATCCCGCCGCAAGCCACGCGCCCGCCGCGCACGGGCCTGCCCACCACCGCGCAGGCGGGGCTGTCCTTCGCCGCGGCGCTCGTGGCCCGCTGGGTGGTGGACGGGCCCACCGGCGGAGGCCAGACGCGGCTGTGGACGCTGGACTTCGCCACCTGGAAGCTGGAGTCGCACGCGGTGACGCGGCGTCCGCAGTGCCCGGACTGCGGCGACCCGCACTGGCTGGAGGCGAGAGCGAAGGCGCCGCTGGAGCTGGCCTCGCGCCCCAAGCGCTTCACCGGCGACGGCGGCCACCGCATCCTCACGCCCGAGGAGACCTGGGAGCGCCACCGCCACCTGATCAGCCCGGTGACGGGCGTGGTGAGCGACCTGCGCGCGGTGCCGGGTGACGCGCCCCTGGGCCACATCCACTCCGCCGTCTTCCGCGTGTGCCCGTGGACGGACGCGCCGGCCTCCGACGACTTCCACCGCGTGGCCAGCGGCAAGGGCCGCACGGAGGCCCAGTCCCGCGCGGGCGCGTTGTGTGAAGCGCTGGAGCGCTACAGCGCGGTGTTCCAGGGCGACGAGCCCCGCGTCCACGCCACCGCGTCGCAACTGGGTGACAGGGCCGTGCCGCCGGACGCGCTCCAGCACTTCAGCGCCGCGCAGTTCCAGGCCCGGCTCGCCGAGCCCGGAGGCCCGGGCCGCCGCGACATGCGCACCGCGGTGCCCCTGCCCTACGCGGATCAACCCATGGACTGGAGCCCCGCGTGGTCGCTCACGCACGGGGTCCACAAGTACGTGCCCACGTCGTTCGCGTACCTCTTCACGCCCACGGCCTCGCGCGGAGACGGTCCGTTCTGCCTCTTCAACTCCAACGGCAACGCGGCGGGCAACTGCGTGGAGGAGGCCATCCTCCAGGGCTTCCTAGAGCTGGTGGAGCGCGATGCGGTGGCGCTCTGGTGGTACAACCGCCTGCGCCGTCCGCGCGTGGACCTGCGCTCCTTCGACGAGCCGTGGTTCGCGTCCGTGGAGGCGCACTACCAATCGCTCGGCGTCCAGCTGTCGGTGCTGGACCTCACGCACGACCTGGGCATCCCGGTGTTCGTCGCGCTCGCGTGGTCCCCGGAGCACGGGCGGGCCTGGGCCGGTTGCGGCTGCCACTTCGACGCGAAGCTCGCCGTGCAGCGCGCGCTCACGGAGGTGGCCCAGTGCTACGACCCGAAGGACACGGCCCCGTCGCCCTGGGACGCCCGCGCGCACGACGACGTCACCTGGCTCTTCCCGGACGACTCGGTCCCGGCGCGCGTCCGCGCCGACTTCCCGCGCGTGGGGCATGACGACCTGCGAGACGACGTGCGCGAGTGCGTGGCGCGGGCCGCGGGCGTGGGGCTGGAGACGCTGGTGGTGGAGCAATCACGGCCGGACGTGGGCGTATCCGCCGTGAAGGTCATCGTCCCGGGGCTGCGGCACTTCTGGCCCCGGCTGGGCCCCGGCCGGCTGTATGACGTCCCCGTGCGGATGGGGTGGCTGAAGGCCCCGAGGACCGAAGCGCAGCTCAACCCCGTGCCCTTCTACTTCTGAGCGATGGCGTCCGCCCTGCCCCCCAAACCCCGCATCCTCCTGGTCCAATGCGGCCCCGACCGGCGCCACGTGGACCGCGAGACCGAGGACTTCGACCCCGAGCGCGGGCTGGTGAAGCGCGCGACGATGACCCCGCTGGCCTGCGCGACGCTCGCGGCGCTCACGCCGGACACCTTCACCGTGGACATCTGGGACGAGGAGCTGCACGGGCAGGTGCGCGCGGACACGGAGCTGGGGGACTACGACGTCGTCGGCGTGTCGGTGATGTACTCCGCCCTCACCTACCAGGCGCGCTTCCTGGGCGGACTCTTCCGCGACCGGGGCGCCACGGTGGTCGCGGGCGGCCCCGCTGTCTCCGCCGCGCCGGAGGACTACCGGGGCTTCTTCGACGCCCTCTTCGTCAACGAGGCGGAGCGCACCTGGCCGCGCTTCCTCGCGGACTGGCTCGGCGGCGAGTACTCGCCGGAGTACCGGCAGCTCGAAAAGCCGTCGCTCAGCGAAAGCCCCCTGCCACGCTGGGACGCGGTCGCGGCGGACCTCCCGCGCTACGCGTGGGGCTCCGTGCAGACCACGCGCGGCTGTCCCTTCGACTGCTCCTTCTGCGACGTTATCTACCTGTACGGCCGCAAGCAGCGGCACAAGCCGGTGGAGCGCGTGCTGGACGAGGTGCGCGCCCACGCGGGTTTGGGGGCGGAAGGTGTCTTCTTCGCGGACGACGAGTTCATCGGCGACGCGGCCTACGCGAAGGAAGTGCTCGCGGGGCTGGTGCCGTTGAACCGCGCCCTGCCCCGCCCGCTGCGCTTCTTCACCCAGGTGACGATGAACCTGAGCCGTGACGCCGCGCTGCTGGAGGGCATGGCGGACGCGAACTTCTACACCGTCGTCCTGGGCATCGAGTCCTTCGACGCGGGCGCGCTCAAGGAGGCACAGAAGCACCAGAACGTGCGCGCGGACCTCGTGGGCGACCTCTTGCGCATCCAGGCGCACGGCATCGGTCCCCGGGGCAGCTTCATCGTCGGGTTCGACCACGACACGCCCACCGTCTTCGACTCGCTGCACGCGAACATCCAGCGCACGCACCTGCCCTGGGTGGTGGTGGCGCCGCTCCAGGCCCCGCGCGGCACGAAGCTGTGGACGCGGCTGCGTGCGGAGGGACGGCTCGCCACGCCACGCAAGGCGCACTCGCAGGACCGGGGCGCCATCGTGCTCAACGTGATGCCGCTGGGCATGACGCGGCCGCAGCTGCTCGAGGGCTTCCGAGACCTGGTGGAGCGGCTGTCCACCTGGGACGCCGCCTGCGAGCGCATCCGGGGCTTCATCGCCGGCATCCTGCGCCCGCCCCAGGTGACGGAGCGCGAGTGGCCGGAGGCCGTCACCGACCGCTTCCTGCGCGAGGCCTCCGCCGCCTGGGCCCTGACGCCCGCGGAGCGCCGGACGCTGGGGGACACGCTCGCGGAGGTGCGCCGCACCGCCCCCGCGATGCTGCCGCGCGCGGTGTTCTTCCTCGCGCGCAACCAGAACGAGCGCCGCCGGCACGAGCGCCTCTTCACGGACTTCGACGCGGTGCTGGCCGCCGAGCGCCAGGGCGACCTCGTCCCGGACACGCAGCCCGTCTACGTCCCGGCCACCTTCGCCACGGCGATGCGCGACGTGTTCCCGGACCTCTTCGTGCGGCTGAGCCGCGACCTGCCGGACCGCCGCGACGTGCCGGAGGCCTCGCGCGACGTGCTGGTGGACTTCGTCGCGCGCTGGGGCGAAGGCTTCCAGACGCTCCAGCCGCAGCACCACGAGTTCCTGCGCGAGCTGTGCGACCGCGCGGTGGAGGCCCGGGGCGGACGCGCGGGCACGCTGGAGGACGCGGAGGAGCAGTCCCTGCGCACCCAGGCCCGCCGCACCGGCCTGCTGGAAGCGCTGCTCAAGGACGTGCGCGACGAGCTCGCGAGCTGGGGACCCTGACGCATGCGCGACGGCCTTCACATCTTCGACGCGGACCGGCACGTCCTGGAGCCGCTGAGCCTCTGGGCGGAGCAGCTGGAGCCCGGCCTGCGCCGCCACGCGCCCCGGCCGGGACGGCTGCCGGACGAAACGCTGGAGGCGCGCGTGGAACGGCTGGGCCCCCAGGGACTGCTGCCCGTGCTGCCCCTGCCAGAGGTCGACGGCAAGCCGCTGTGGAACCACATGCCGGAGCGGGCCTGGGTGGAGTTCTCCGCGCGCTCGTACGCGCAATTGGGCCGTAATGAAATGCTTCAGCGGCCGGACGTGTACCTGGCCCAGATGGACCGGGACGGCGTGGACATGGCGGCCCTCTTCCCCACCTACGCGCTGCTGCTGGAGGGCTTCTCCCCCCTGAAGCCCCAGGTGGCCACCGCGTTCGCGTCCGTCTACAACACCTGGCTGCATGGCTTCTGCGCGCACCAGCCCGAGCGCCTGCGAGGCGTGGGGCTCATCAGCCGCCACGAGCCGGAGGCCATGGTCGCGGAAGCCCGCCGCGTCGCGGGCTTCGGCTGGCGCGCCGTCATGGTGCGCCCCAACCCCATCAACGGCCGGCTCCTGTCGGACGCCGCCTACGCGCCCTTCTGGGCGGAGTGCGAGGCGTTGTCACTCGCGGTGGTGCTGCACGGCAGCGGGCACGTCTATGTGCCCTCCGCCGGCGCGGACCGCTTCGACACCCGCTTCGCCAACCACGTCTGCGCCCACCCCATGGAGCTGATGATGGGACTGCTGGCGCTCCTCCAGGGCGGCGTGCTGGAGCGGCACCCGCGCCTGCGCATTGGCGCCATGGAGGCCGGCTGCGGCTGGTTGCCGTACTGGGCGTGGCGGCTGGACGAGGAATATCGCGCTGTAGGTGCAGAGGTCTCCGCCACCATCCGACAGCTCCCTTCCTCCTACCTGCGCCAGCACTGCTTCGTTTCCCTGGAGCCGGATGAACCGTACCTGTCTGACGTGGTGCGCCACCTCCCGGAGGACCGCGTGGTTTTCGGAACTGACTTCCCCCACCTGGACCACGGCGAGGATGTGCTGGGGTCGCTGCTGTCCTTGCGTGACGTGATGACCGAAAGTCGTCTACGAAAGGTTCTCTGGGAAAACCCGACTCGGTTCTACGGTGTGGAGCCGTGAGGCCGCACGAATGAGATTGTCGCTCGCCGAAGGTGTGGCGCTGCGTTGCCCCGACGCGGAGGACGCGCGCGTGGAGGGCCCTGGCCGCTCGCTGCGGTTGGGCCCGCTGGCCCCCGGTGTGCGCGCGGTGTTCGAGTCGCTCGCGGACGGAGGCATCCACGAAGCGGAGGTGCCGGCCGCCGCGGGCTCGGACGCGACGCTCGCGTGGTACTGGCTGGACCTGGCGGGCGACGGTGGCCTGCTGTCGTGGACGGTGGAGGAGCGGGGCAACCTGCTCCTGACGCTCACGCCCGCGTCCGCGTCCTTCCTGCGCCACCGCGCCACGTTCGACGCGACCCAGCCGCTGCAGCTGTCGCGCTTCGCGCACACGCGCATGGCGGAGGGCCGCGCGGTGCTGGACTGCCCCACGGTGCACGCCACCGCGGCGCTGCATGACCGGCGCGTGGTGTCGCTGCTCTTCGACATGGCCCGCCCCACGCTGCTGGCGCGGCTCAACCAGTTCAACACCGGCATCGAGTCCTTCACGCTGCGGGAGCTGGTGCGCCTGCTGGCGGAGACGGGCATCCTGGTCCCCAACGGCCTGGACGTGCCGGCGTCCGAGGAGACGCAGACGGCGCTGAAGCAGTGGGAGCCGCACGACCTGCTCTTCCACCTGCGCTCGCGCGGCTGGGGCCACCAGACGCGCGCCGGGGCCACCTACCGCTTCCGGGGCGAGCTGCCCAACCCGCCCGCCCTCAAGCCGTCGGTCATCCAGGAGACGGTGGAGCTGTACCGGCCGGACCTGGAGGCGCTGCGCGCGGGCGGCGACCGCTCCTTCACGGAGGTGGTGGAGGCCCGCCGCAGCCTGCGCGGCCGGGGCGCCACACCGCTCACCGTGCGGCAGTTGGGTGAACTGCTCTACCGCGCCGCGCGCGTGCGCGACGTGCGCAGCACCCAGGACGGTGAAATCACCGACCGGCCCTATCCCAGCGCGGGCGCGGTGTACGCGCTGGAGCTCTACCCCATGGTGGGCGAGTGCCAGGGCCTGGCCCCGGGCGCCTACCACTACGACCCGCTGGGCCACCGGCTGGAGAAGCTGAGCGGCCCCACGCCGGAGTTCCACGCGCTGCTGGACGAGGCCCGCGCGCCGGTGGAGCCCTACGAGCGGCCCGAGGTGTTGATGGTGGTGGCCGCGCGCGTGCCCCGGCTCGCGTGGAAGTACGAGACGCTGGCGTACTCGCTGGTGCTGCAGGACACCGGAGCGCTGGTGCAGACGCTCTACCTGGTGTCCACCGCGCTGGGGCTGCGGCCCTACGCGCTGGGCCGGAGCGACCCTGACTTCTTCCAGCGCGTGGCGGGCGTGGACGGCTTTGGCGAGGCCTCCGTCGGGGCCTTCGCGGTGTCGGGGGGCGATCCTCCGGAATCAGCCCCCTGAAAGGGCGACGGACGGCGCGGCGGCCTCAGCAGCAGGGGCTGCCGCAGCAGTGCGAACGGCCGTAGGTGTCGGTGAGGCTGGAGAGGGCCACGGCGTGGTCCGCCACGTCGGCCGGCTTCTTCGGCAGGTGCAGCTCCACCTCCGCGCTGTTCACCTTCCAGGTGCTGTCCGCCGCCGCGTCCTTCGCGGTGGAGGGGACGACCTTCAGGTGGATGCTGGCCGGCAGGTCGAAGTCGAAGCGCTTCTTGAGGGCCTGGCGCGGGTCCTTCTGGAGCGCCGCCTCGAACTCGGGCTCCTTCCACGCCAGCGCGACGGCGCGCATCCACACGGCCTGCCAGTCATTCACCGAGGCGGCCTGGCCCCCCGCGCTCCGCGTGGGCTTGCGAGCGACCGGGCGGGCCCGTGCGGGCGCGGGCGCGGCCTTCGACTCCGGCTTCTTCTTGCTCATGTCAGCGGTCTCCTCCCAGCGCATCCAACAACGCGCGGGCCTCCGAGATGGGCGGCGTTCCCCATCCTTCGGAGAAGGTACTGTAGACCGATTGCAGGCGTTGACGGGCTTCTTCCTGATGTCCGGAGGCCAGGAGCACCCGCGCCAGCGCCGTGACGGCCTGCAGCTCCCGCATCCGGGCCCCCTGGGCGTGCGCCACGTCCGCCGCCTGCCGGAAGCACGCCTCCGCGGAGGCTGCGGTATTTCCATCCCGTTGCAACAGCGCCAGCCCCTTGACGCGCAGCAGCTTGGACTCGTGGTACGCCTCGCCCAGGGCCTGGGCGCGCTGCCGGCCGTGCTCCACCGTGGCGAGCGCCGCGTCCACGTGGCCCAGCTCCAGCTCCAATTCCGCGAGCATGGCGTAGTAGCCCGGCTGGTCCATCTCCGTGCCGAACGCCTCGCGCATGGCCACGCCGCGCCGCATCGCCGCCAGGTCCTTCGCGGCCCACCCGCGCAGGATGCCCACGTAGGCGGACTGCTCCAGCAGGCCGTAGCGGTGGGACAGCTCCGCGTGCTGGGTGATGAGCTGGTGCGCCTCCGCCCGGTCGCCGTGCTCCTGCGCCATCAGCAGCAGGTAGATGAACGACAGGCCGATGCTGGTGCCGTGGTTCAGCTCGCGGCCCCACGCCACCGCTGCCTCGCCGTGGGCCTTCGCCTGGTCCGGGAAGCCCAGCAGCCACAGCCCCCGGCACAGCACGGACTCGCCGCCCACGCGCGTGTCCTGGCCGTAGAGGATGCGGTGGATGCGGTGCGCCTCCGGGTCGAACAGCGCCAGGCAGCGGTCCGCCTTCGCCTTCGCCTCGCCCAGCCGGCCTTCCAAGAGCTCGATGTTGGAGAGGATGGTGAGCGCCACCGCCTCCTGCCCCGCGTCCCCGTTGCGCTGCGCCAGCGCCACCAGCCGGTCCAGCAGCCCGCGTACCCGGCGCTGGTCACCTCCCAGGTGGTAGAAGATGGAGAGGACCCACAGCGTCGGGGCCGCGTAGGGGCTCTCGCCCACCGTGAAGAGCAGCTCCAGCGAGCGCTCCGCCACGGTGCGCAGCTCCTGTGAGCGCCAGCCCTGCGTGGACATCAGCGCCGGCGCGAGCACGCCGTTGAGGCTCAGCTCCAGTTGCGCGCGCTCCACCGGGTCGTCGATGGCGTCCAGCCACGACAGGCCCAGCCGGGCGAAGAGGATGGCCTCCAGGTACGCGGAGCGCACCAGCGCGGCGAACGCGGCCTTCTGCGCGTAGAGGATGGCCTTGCGCTTCAAGTTCGCGGAAGCCCAGTGGTGCGCGAGCAGGTCCGGCCGCGACTCCACCATCTCCGGGAAATGCGCCTCCAGCGCCTCCGCCGTCTTCGCGTGCACCTGCTGCCGGTACCGCTTGAGCATGGAGTCGTAGGCCGCGTCCCGCACCAGCGCGTGCTTGAAGAGGTACACGGGCCCCTTCGGCCGTCGCTTGCGGTGCAGGAGCCCCGAGCCCACCAGCCGCTCCAGGTCCGCCTCCAGCGCCTCCGGCGTCAGCGGGCTCACGTGGCGCAGGAGTTCGTGCGTCAGCTCCCGTCCCAGCACGGAGGCGATCTGCGCCGTCTCCTTGCCGCGGCCCAGCCGGTCCAGGCGCGCGACGAGCAGGTCCCGCAGCGTGCCCGGCACCGCCGCGCCCACCTTGCCTGCTTCCAGCGCGAAGCGGCCCTCTCGCTCCACCAGCGCGCCGGACTCACGCAGCGTGCGCACCAGCTCCTCCACGAACAGCGGGATGCCGTCCGTGCGCGAGAAGATCTCCTCCAGCGCCTCCGCGGACAGCGGGCCTCCCACGGCGGCGGTGGCCAGCCGCTCCACCTCCGCGCGGGCCAGGGCGCCCAGCTGCACCTGCGTCACGGACGAAGCGGCCCAGGGCGGCTCGAACTCCGGCCGCGCGCTGAACACCGCGAGCAGTCGCGACGAGGACACCTCCTCCACCAGCGCCTTGAGCAGCTCCAGCGTGGAGGGGTCCGCCCAGTGCAGGTCCTCCATCGCCAGCACCACGGGCTGGCGCTCCGCCATCGCGGCGAGGAGCGCGAGCAATGCGTTGCGCGTGAGCTCCCGGTGCTTCAGCGGGGAGACATCCAGCGGCGCCCAGCGCTCCGGCGGCAGCGGCAGGGACAGCAGCGACGCGAACAGCGGCAGCGTCTCCGGCAGATCGAAGCTGTAGCCGGAGAGCAGCGCCTCCAGGCCCGTCAGCCGGCCCTCGGGGGGCAGGTCGCGGTTCGGGTCCAGCATCCGCGTGAGCAGGTCCACCACGGGCATGTACGCCTGGCCCGAGCCGTCCTGCGTGCAGCGGGCCTCCAGCCACGTATGGGGTTCCGCGCCCAGCCGGTCCCCCAGCTCGCGCGTGAGGCGCGACTTGCCGATGCCCGGCTCGCCGGAAATCAGCACCGCCTGCCCCTGCCCCGCGCGCACCTGCTCCCAGCGCGACAGCACCAGGTCCAGCTCCCGCGCGCGGCCCACCAGCGTCAGCGCGTCGTCGGCGCCGCTCCACGTCGCGTCCGCGCCCTGGAGCACGAACGTCTCCAGGCCCGGAGGCAGCAGCTCGTTCGGGGACGCGGGCACGCGCTCCAGCGGGAAGTGCTTGCGCACCAGTTGCTGCGTGTCGCCCGTGACGAGGATGGCGCCCGAGGGCGCGGAGGTGGACAGCCGGAAGGCCAGTTTCGGCGTGGTGCCCACCACGAAGCCCAGGCCGGAGAGCGTGGGGTCCCGCTGCTCGCGCGACACCACGAGGCCCGTGTGCAGGCCCACGCGGATCTCCACCCACGTGCCGCGCTCGGCTTCAATCGCGCGGCCGCGCCGCCGGACCTCCGCCACCATGTCCAGCGCCGCCTGCGCCGCGCGCCGCGCGTCGTCCTCCCGCGCCGCCGGATAGCCGAAGTAGAAGAGGACGATGTCGCCCAGCGCGCTGGCGATGTGGCCGTTGTAGCGCCGGGCGATCTCGATGCAGACCTCCTGCTGGGCGCCCAGCACGTGGTCCAGCTCCTCGATGTCCACCGGCCCCGGCGACGTCTGCGTGGCGGACAGCGTGCAGCACACCACCGTCAACTGGCGGCGCTCGCCTTCCGCCCAGCGGCGCGCGCGCGTGGACAGCGCGTTGGGCGTGCGGCTGGACAGCTCCACCGTCGCCGTCTCCGCGTTGGGGGCCGCGGGCTGGATGCGCACGGGCGCGGGCCGGCGCGGCAGGTTGGACACGTCCACCGCCTCCAGCTGGCGCAGCAGCACCTCCGCGGACACGGTGCGCTGGGACGGGTCCTTCGCGGTGACGCGCTGGAGCAGCTTGCCCAGCGGGTGCGCGGCGATGGCCGGGGGGATGGGCACCGGCTCCGTGGAGAGCTGCTGGAAGATGACCTCCGCGACGGTGGCGCCCTCGAAGACGCGCCGGCCGGTGAGGCACTCCAGGAAGACGAGCCCCCACGCGTACAGGTCCGAGCGCGGCGTGGGCGCCTGCCCGCGAAGCTGCTCCGGCGCCGCGTACGACGGCGTGCCCAACGACTCGTTGGTGGACGTGATGCGCGGCTGCGGCTCCGCGCGCGTCAGCTCATCCGTCACGGACCCGATGCCGAAGTCCAGCACCAGCGCGTTGCGCCGGGCGCCGGTGGGCACGACCATGATGTTCGCGGGCTTCAGGTCGCGGTGCACCACGTTCTGCGCGTGCGCGCACGCCAGCGCGTCCAGCAACTGGAGCATCAGGTGGCGCGTCTCCACCGGATCCAGCACGCCCTCCTCCGCGAGCACCTGCGCCAGGTTCTTGCCCGGCACGAACTCGAAGATGGAGTAGACGGCGCCGCCCTGCGCCCTCCCTGAGTCGATGAGCCGCACGATGTTCGGGTGGTGCATCTGCGCGCACAGCTTCATCTCGCGCTCGAAGCGCGCGCTGCGGCGCTCCACGGACTCCGGCGTCGCGCCGTCCGTCAGGCGCAACAGCTTCACCGCCACGTTCTGGCCGGTGGTCACCTGGCGGGCCTTGTAGACGCGGCCGAAGCCGCCCTCGCCCAGTTCGGACAGGAGCTCGTAGCGGCCCTGGAAGGCTTCCAGCAGCTGGGGGTCCATGGGGTTCTTCATCGCGTTCCCGAGCCTCGCTCCATTGATGACCGTCCCCCCCGCCTGGGCAGGGTGATGACGAACTCCGTGAACTCACCCGGCACCGTCTCCATGCGGAAGGTGCCCTGGTGGCCCTGCACGATGATGTCATGGCTGAGCGACAGCCCCAGCCCCGTCCCCTGCCCCGGTGGCTTCGTGGTGAAGAACGGGTCGAAGATTCTCGCCGCGCTCTCCGCGGGGATGCCTGGCCCGTTGTCGCGCAGCCGGACCTCCACCTGCTCCTGACGCGCGAGGGTGCGAACCTTGAGCACCGGCGCGTACGTGGCGCCCTGGGCCTGGCGCTTCTGACGCATGGCGTAGAGCGCGTTGTCCACGACGTTGATGATGACGCGGCCCACTTCCGCGCGGCTGAGTTCCAGCCGGCCCACGGCCGGGTCGTACTCGGCCTCCAGGCGGACGGTCAGGGGCTCGCCGCGCATGCCGCCCTGTCCCAGCGCGACGCTCTCCGCGACCAGGGCGTTGAGCTCCACCGGCTCGCGCGGTCCGGGCGAGCGGCGCGCGTGCTGGAGCATGCCCTGGATGAGCGCGTCCGCGCGGCGGCCGTGCTCGTTGATCTTCTGCACGTTGGTGCGCAGGCACGCGAGCGCCTCGTCCACGTCGCGCACGGAGTCCGGCGTCAGCCGTTCGCGCTGCGGCTCCATCACCGCGGCCAGGTCCTCCGTGAGGCCCACGGAAAGGCCGGCGAAGTTGCTGATGAAGTTGAGCGGGTTGCGCAGCTCGTGCGCCATGCCGCCCACCATGGCCGCGAGCGAGGCCAGCTTCGCGTCCATGATGAGTTGCATGCGCTGCACCGTCTCCTGCTCGATGCGGCGGTAGAGCCGGGCGTTCTCCAGCGCGAGCGCCGCCTGCCCCGCGAACGCGACGAGGAAGTCCAGGTCGTCCTCGGAGAAGCTCTGGGGCGTGGAGACGTTGTCCACGTACAGCACGCCCAGCACCTCGTCGCGGGGCTTGAGCGGCACGCACATGGAGGCGCGGATGGAGCTGAAGATGACGGACTCCGAGGCGCCCAGGCGCGGGTCGTTCACCGCGTCGGAGAAGAGCGCCGCCACGCTCCTGCGCAGCACGAAGTCCACGATGTTCTGGCTGTAGATGGGTCCGCGCACGGC
It encodes:
- a CDS encoding TOMM precursor leader peptide-binding protein, with the protein product MDRVLRIKPHLRAEVLDARRVFLVGERAQFLLEGELHASIVPLLDGQRTVANVIAALAGRASAPEVLYALSLLEERGHVEEAHDVFDASVAGFWESLGVGAAVAAGRLLDMSVAVRAVEGEDGERLAEALRDTGLDVREDSDRHVLLVDDYLSSEALALACEARSAGAAFLPLKVSGTACHAGPVVGTGERACWTCLTARLLDNRPIEKYLARKSIPPQATRPPRTGLPTTAQAGLSFAAALVARWVVDGPTGGGQTRLWTLDFATWKLESHAVTRRPQCPDCGDPHWLEARAKAPLELASRPKRFTGDGGHRILTPEETWERHRHLISPVTGVVSDLRAVPGDAPLGHIHSAVFRVCPWTDAPASDDFHRVASGKGRTEAQSRAGALCEALERYSAVFQGDEPRVHATASQLGDRAVPPDALQHFSAAQFQARLAEPGGPGRRDMRTAVPLPYADQPMDWSPAWSLTHGVHKYVPTSFAYLFTPTASRGDGPFCLFNSNGNAAGNCVEEAILQGFLELVERDAVALWWYNRLRRPRVDLRSFDEPWFASVEAHYQSLGVQLSVLDLTHDLGIPVFVALAWSPEHGRAWAGCGCHFDAKLAVQRALTEVAQCYDPKDTAPSPWDARAHDDVTWLFPDDSVPARVRADFPRVGHDDLRDDVRECVARAAGVGLETLVVEQSRPDVGVSAVKVIVPGLRHFWPRLGPGRLYDVPVRMGWLKAPRTEAQLNPVPFYF
- a CDS encoding radical SAM protein; protein product: MASALPPKPRILLVQCGPDRRHVDRETEDFDPERGLVKRATMTPLACATLAALTPDTFTVDIWDEELHGQVRADTELGDYDVVGVSVMYSALTYQARFLGGLFRDRGATVVAGGPAVSAAPEDYRGFFDALFVNEAERTWPRFLADWLGGEYSPEYRQLEKPSLSESPLPRWDAVAADLPRYAWGSVQTTRGCPFDCSFCDVIYLYGRKQRHKPVERVLDEVRAHAGLGAEGVFFADDEFIGDAAYAKEVLAGLVPLNRALPRPLRFFTQVTMNLSRDAALLEGMADANFYTVVLGIESFDAGALKEAQKHQNVRADLVGDLLRIQAHGIGPRGSFIVGFDHDTPTVFDSLHANIQRTHLPWVVVAPLQAPRGTKLWTRLRAEGRLATPRKAHSQDRGAIVLNVMPLGMTRPQLLEGFRDLVERLSTWDAACERIRGFIAGILRPPQVTEREWPEAVTDRFLREASAAWALTPAERRTLGDTLAEVRRTAPAMLPRAVFFLARNQNERRRHERLFTDFDAVLAAERQGDLVPDTQPVYVPATFATAMRDVFPDLFVRLSRDLPDRRDVPEASRDVLVDFVARWGEGFQTLQPQHHEFLRELCDRAVEARGGRAGTLEDAEEQSLRTQARRTGLLEALLKDVRDELASWGP
- a CDS encoding amidohydrolase family protein, encoding MRDGLHIFDADRHVLEPLSLWAEQLEPGLRRHAPRPGRLPDETLEARVERLGPQGLLPVLPLPEVDGKPLWNHMPERAWVEFSARSYAQLGRNEMLQRPDVYLAQMDRDGVDMAALFPTYALLLEGFSPLKPQVATAFASVYNTWLHGFCAHQPERLRGVGLISRHEPEAMVAEARRVAGFGWRAVMVRPNPINGRLLSDAAYAPFWAECEALSLAVVLHGSGHVYVPSAGADRFDTRFANHVCAHPMELMMGLLALLQGGVLERHPRLRIGAMEAGCGWLPYWAWRLDEEYRAVGAEVSATIRQLPSSYLRQHCFVSLEPDEPYLSDVVRHLPEDRVVFGTDFPHLDHGEDVLGSLLSLRDVMTESRLRKVLWENPTRFYGVEP
- a CDS encoding SagB family peptide dehydrogenase — translated: MRLSLAEGVALRCPDAEDARVEGPGRSLRLGPLAPGVRAVFESLADGGIHEAEVPAAAGSDATLAWYWLDLAGDGGLLSWTVEERGNLLLTLTPASASFLRHRATFDATQPLQLSRFAHTRMAEGRAVLDCPTVHATAALHDRRVVSLLFDMARPTLLARLNQFNTGIESFTLRELVRLLAETGILVPNGLDVPASEETQTALKQWEPHDLLFHLRSRGWGHQTRAGATYRFRGELPNPPALKPSVIQETVELYRPDLEALRAGGDRSFTEVVEARRSLRGRGATPLTVRQLGELLYRAARVRDVRSTQDGEITDRPYPSAGAVYALELYPMVGECQGLAPGAYHYDPLGHRLEKLSGPTPEFHALLDEARAPVEPYERPEVLMVVAARVPRLAWKYETLAYSLVLQDTGALVQTLYLVSTALGLRPYALGRSDPDFFQRVAGVDGFGEASVGAFAVSGGDPPESAP
- a CDS encoding BMA_0021/BMA_0022 family TOMM bacteriocin, whose product is MSKKKPESKAAPAPARARPVARKPTRSAGGQAASVNDWQAVWMRAVALAWKEPEFEAALQKDPRQALKKRFDFDLPASIHLKVVPSTAKDAAADSTWKVNSAEVELHLPKKPADVADHAVALSSLTDTYGRSHCCGSPCC